In Castanea sativa cultivar Marrone di Chiusa Pesio chromosome 6, ASM4071231v1, a single window of DNA contains:
- the LOC142638118 gene encoding trigger factor-like protein TIG, Chloroplastic, with protein MELCLCSTTTTRVLNLNPSRPSHNSLRNPLLHFNHTHRPFTCLKLPSPSRQFHLLQLQSPPNPSRFTASASSSVATGNEKDQLPADIEVKETQEPNCSVRLSVQVPPAVCDDCYSRVLNEFMKQAKVPGFRPGKEVPESILIGYVGKKNVQKATVESILKRTLPHAMSSVTGRALRDSVRIVTKFSEMEQTYSSLNSLRYDVIVDVAPQIKWIPENGYKNLKIVVEIDSDIDARRASEQQLRRRHKSLGSMRIVTDRGLQIGDVAVLDISATTVDQDELNVQKIPSAESKGFHFDTEDGDKVLPGFLDSIIGIKGGETKSFQLVFPESWKQEDLRGVHAQFTVECKELFYRDLPELDDSLADRLLPGCTTLNQVKESLFQRCLEVEQTAREQATDNVILDQLQKMVEADIPQSLFEEQGRQFYGAKLLQIQANMKLNDQQLASLSSPKAVNEYLENQKDNILNVIKQNLAVGDIYKRENLQFSTDELVKEVENSIAEFKRQKQEYDEERVREQVQEILEGAKVLEWLREHADIQYITR; from the exons ATGGAGCTGTGTCTCTGTAGCACTACAACTACAAGGGTCCtcaacttgaacccatctcgaCCCTCTCATAATTCTCTCAGAAACCCACTTCTCCATTTCAACCATACTCACAGACCCTTCACCTGTCTCAAGCTTCCCTCTCCTTCCCGCCAATTCCACCTCCTTCAACTTCAATCACCTCCAAACCCCTCTCGCTTCACCGCTTCAGCCTCTTCTTCAGTCGCTACCGGCAATGAAAAAGATCAGCTTCCAGCAGATATTGAGGTCAAGGAGACCCAAGAACCCAATTGCAGc GTTAGGTTGAGTGTACAAGTTCCACCAGCTGTATGCGATGACTGCTACAGTAGGGTCTTAAATGAGTTCATGAAGCAAGCCAAG GTCCCTGGATTTCGCCCGGGAAAGGAAGTTCCCGAGAGTATTCTTATAGGTTATGTCGGGAAGAAAAATGTCCAAAAGGCTACTGTTGAATCTATCTTGAAGAGGACACTTCCACATGCCATGTCCTCA GTGACAGGAAGGGCTTTGAGAGATTCGGTCCGCATTGTAACCAAATTTTCTGAGATGGAGCAGACCTATTCTTCTCTCAACTCTCTTAG ATATGATGTCATTGTTGATGTAGCACCTCAAATCAAATGGATTCCTGAGAACGGGTACAAGAACTTGAAGATTGTTGTTGAAATAGACAGTGACATAGATGCTCGCAGAGCTTCTGAACAACAACTGAGACGCCGTCACAAGTCACTTGGTTCAATGAGGATTGTAACTGATAGAGGACTACAG ATTGGTGATGTTGCAGTCCTTGATATATCAGCAACAACAGTTGATCAAGATGAGTTGAATGTTCAAAAGATTCCTTCTGCAGAGAGTAAAG GTTTTCATTTTGATACAGAAGATGGTGACAAAGTACTTCCTGGTTTCCTAGATTCAATTATAGGAATTAAAGGAGGTGAAACAAAGTCATTTCAACTTGTATTCCCTGAATCATGGAAACAAGAAGATCTTCGTGGTGTTCATGCACAATTTACT gTTGAATGCAAAGAACTGTTTTACAGAGACTTACCTGAGTTGGATGACTCCCTTGCTGACAGGCTGCTTCCTGGGTGCACCACTCTGAACCAG GTCAAGGAATCATTGTTTCAGAGATGTCTAGAAGTGGAGCAAACAGCAAGAGAACAAGCAACTGATAATGTGATTCTAGACCAGCTTCAAAAG atGGTAGAGGCTGATATTCCTCAATCCTTGTTTGAGGAACAAGGTAGGCAGTTTTATGGAGCCAAACTTCTACAGATACAG GCAAATATGAAACTGAATGACCAACAATTGGCTTCTCTGTCAAGCCCAAAAGCAGTTAATGAGTATCTTGAAAACCAGAAGGACAACATATTGAATGTAATAAAACAGAATCTTGCAGTTGGAGATATATATAAACGTGAAAATTTGCAG TTTTCAACTGATGAGCTTGTGAAAGAGGTTGAGAACTCTATTGCTGAATTTAAACGTCAAAAACAAGAATACGATGAGGAGAGGGTGAGGGAACAG GTACAGGAGATACTAGAGGGAGCAAAGGTGCTTGAATGGTTGAGAGAACATGCAGATATTCAGTATATAAccagatga